The Pochonia chlamydosporia 170 chromosome 1, whole genome shotgun sequence genome window below encodes:
- a CDS encoding haloacid dehalogenase-like hydrolase (similar to Metarhizium robertsii ARSEF 23 XP_007820139.1): MSNSLFPVGEWSGFLPTFPPNLGHTKLSSHDHPTAMFMRQVTQTAKRRKFMSTMRLVFDFDGTITQRDTIGELAQAAVNIQRRRTARDLQPAWDHAVKAYLQDFESYKTSFNPPESKRRDVASEKRFLSGMKGAEEASLSRVSESGIFAGLGPDDLFQMGVDAVSSGRVAVAEGFEELLNWAKSRGLDVDIISVNWSTSFIKGVLHPHRLRVVANDIAESGQIHGPQSTGSRITTAPDKLKALQQIVPTGQQLLYFGDSTTDLECLLYSHGVVMAKDGTSSLLSTLSRIGIDVPHIGSLQENTNAKLFWACDFRQVQSGILRQ, encoded by the coding sequence ATGAGCAACAGCCTCTTCCCTGTGGGGGAGTGGAGTGGATTCCTTCCAACATTCCCGCCAAATCTTGGACACACAAAGCTCTCTTCTCACGACCATCCCACAGCCATGTTTATGCGCCAGGTGACGCAAACCGCCAAACGACGCAAATTCATGTCCACAATGCGCCTGGTTTTTGACTTTGATGGCACAATCACCCAGAGGGACACCATTGGTGAACTGGCCCAGGCGgccgtcaacatccaacGCCGTCGTACTGCTCGTGACCTACAACCAGCCTGGGACCACGCCGTGAAAGCCTATCTCCAAGATTTTGAGTCGTACAAGACTAGCTTCAACCCGCCTGAATCCAAAAGGCGAGATGTCGCATCAGAGAAGCGATTCCTGTCCGGGATGAAGGGTGCTGAAGAGGCCTCGCTGTCTAGAGTATCGGAGAGTGGCATCTTTGCTGGACTTGGACCAGACGACTTGTTTCAAATGGGCGTGGATGCCGTCTCATCGGGACGCGTGGCAGTCGCAGAGGGATTTGAAGAATTATTGAACTGGGCCAAATCTCGGGGCCTagacgtcgacatcatctcagtcaactggtccacATCGTTTATCAAGGGTGTTCTTCACCCGCATCGCCTTCGTGTCGTTGCAAATGACATTGCTGAAAGTGGACAGATTCACGGCCCACAGTCGACGGGTTCCAGAATCACAACGGCGCCCGATAAGTTGAAGGCTCTACAGCAAATAGTACCCACTGGACAGCAACTTTTGTACTTTGGCGACTCTACTACCGACCTGGAGTGTCTCCTCTACTCTCATGGCGtcgtcatggccaaggacgGGACGTCCTCGCTGCTCAGTACACTATCTCGTATAGGCATCGACGTTCCACACATCGGAAGCCTGCAGGAGAACACAAATGCCAAACTCTTCTGGGCTTGCGACTTCCGACAAGTTCAAAGCGGAATCCTGCGACAGTGA
- a CDS encoding transcription initiation factor iif (similar to Metarhizium acridum CQMa 102 XP_007811619.1) translates to MAESGYIKPDPEDEKVMPPPMAMEEDELFEDAGDLEFYDKSPGSSFETLYLARVPKYMWDAWTKLVEGLGDDDEIQIGTLRTWNEPVPDASIEGGTRNETKLRMLLQANCPEHQALPREYDLEILDRDVKNHFIFSEEDLPGYKEKNKARADAAAAGIPQSILRQRQNQGVERTERTYDRRNRYQPYYRKAIPKRTKVFGKIHYDVRVEPRNIQEEERLLARRLLDAETSKTKLQIISRNSASSIINPGTAGSATWGGGFIKNAPPTVKAKKGEVFKAARIPKNQLLDLIFDCFRQYQYWSMKALRQKLQQPDSYLRQVLEEVAVLHKSGRFANHYGLNDAYKDKAGNDAKEEAAEAVDDGDDDENEEMEDVLPA, encoded by the exons ATGGCAGAATCAGGATATATAAAACCAGATCCAGAGGATGAAAAGgtgatgccgccgccaatggccatggaggaggatgagttgTTTGAGGACGCAGGCGACCTCGAGTTCTACGACAAGAGCCCAGGCAGCAGCTTCGAAACACTGTACCTCGCGCGCGTGCCCAAGTACATGTGGGATGCGTGGACGAAGCTCGTAGAAGGGCtgggcgacgacgacgagataCAGATTGGCACCCTGCGGACGTGGAACGAACCTGTACCCGACGCGTCCATAGAAGGCGGCACGCGCAACGAAACCAAGCTTCGCATGCTGCTGCAGGCCAACTGCCCTGAACACCAGGCACTTCCTCGCGAATACGACCTGGAGATTCTGGACCGAGACGTCAAGAACCACTTCATTTTCAGCGAGGAGGATCTGCCGGGGTACAaggagaagaacaaggctCGCGCGGACGCTGCCGCTGCGGGGATCCCTCAATCGATCCTGCGGCAAAGGCAGAACCAAGGCGTCGAACGAACGGAGAGGACATATGATCGGAGGAACAGATACCAGCCATACTACCGCAAGGCTATTCCCA AACGGACAAAGGTCTTCGGCAAGATACATTATGATGTTCGCGTCGAACCCCGAAATATCCAGGAAGAGGAACGGCTACTCGCCAGGAGACTCCTCGACGCCGAGACGTCCAAGACGAAACTCCAAATTATCAGCAGGAACAGCGcatcctccatcatcaacccaggtACAGCTGGATCTGCTACCTGGGGCGGAGGCTTCATC AAAAATGCACCACCCACCGTCAAAGCCAAAAAGGGCGAAGTTTTCAAGGCTGCTCGTATTCCCAAGAACCAGCTTTTGGATCTCATCTTCGATTGTTTCCGTCAGTATCAGTATTGGTCTATGAAGGCCTTGCGTCAAAAACTGCAACAGCCCGACTCCTACCTCCGCCAGGTGCTCGAAGAGGTTGCGGTGCTGCACAAGAGCGGCCGCTTTGCCAACCACTATGGCTTGAATGATGCGTACAAGGATAAAGCTGGAAACGACGCTAAGGAAGAGGCTGCAGAGGCTGTGGATGATGgggacgacgacgaaaatGAGGAAATGGAAGACGTGTTGCCAGCATAA
- a CDS encoding RNA polymerase II transcription factor SIII (Elongin) subunit A (similar to Metarhizium acridum CQMa 102 XP_007811620.1), with product MPVKSLVDLATAACLKNLKELGSIGDYLPYDAVRHILLKIDSAHQLRQIELNSPQIQGLTGEIWLKLIEKDFPLEYKAKAYKPQNPDKWYRVWAKYKAEHDTALQESEDKLKNALAGLKQDKEKNTSRIIENKLLPKSVKLGGGKKLFSGPREAYSNHLSFNSGSRTKTVNGASVMRKVRREVKEIATIHGALSRPMNTPTRVSQMKKAPESMVNDYRRSSQPQYRPTAVSPEPPSAMAEHEERATFISDEEEDDDVFDDDEMSKLPTRPAKPVKKPVAQSAATSLLKRKPQAPSSSSTTVKRVSAPAAASSPVKRSSSLANKFKRPVVKSPPQSPPSPPRSQAKSSAIHQSNSAQRAEVPSPPLPATAGSSSPPSAESLPAPPQIVSRKRKAVDIFMRPKKR from the coding sequence ATGCCGGTCAAGTCCCTGGTTGACCTTGCGACGGCGGCCTGCCTGAAGAACCTCAAGGAACTAGGCAGTATAGGAGACTACCTACCTTACGACGCAGTCCGCCACATCCTCCTCAAGATTGACAGCGCACATCAGCTCCGACAGATTGAGCTCAACTCGCCGCAGATTCAGGGACTCACAGGCGAGATATGGCTGAAGCTCATTGAGAAGGACTTTCCCCTCGAatacaaggccaaggcgTACAAGCCCCAGAACCCCGACAAATGGTATCGGGTGTGGGCAAAGTACAAGGCGGAACACGATACGGCTCTCCAGGAGAGCGAGGATAAGCTCAAGAATGCCCTGGCTGGCCTCAagcaggacaaggagaagaacaCTAGCCGAATCATCGAGAACAAACTTCTTCCCAAGTCCGTCAAGCTGGGAGGCGGAAAGAAGCTTTTTAGCGGACCGCGCGAGGCTTACTCCAACCACCTGTCCTTTAACTCGGGCAGCCGGACCAAGACTGTGAATGGCGCAAGTGTCATGCGCAAAGTTCGTCGCGAGGTCAAGGAAATTGCCACCATTCATGGCGCACTCTCCCGCCCCATGAATACACCCACCCGTGTTTcgcagatgaagaaggcccCGGAATCCATGGTCAACGATTACCGCCgatcatctcaaccacagtATCGTCCAACTGCTGTGTCTCCTGAGCCGCcatctgccatggccgaGCATGAGGAGCGTGCCACCTTCATAtcggacgaggaagaggatgatgacgtctttgatgatgatgagatgtCCAAGCTGCCAACCAGACCGGCAAAGCCAGTCAAGAAGCCAGTTGCGCAGTCTGCGGCTACGTCGCTGCTGAAGAGAAAGCCGCAGGCgccttcgtcatcttcgacCACCGTGAAGCGCGTGTCTGCTCCCGCGGCAGCATCCAGCCCAGTCAAGCGCTCCTCAAGCCTAGCAAACAAGTTTAAGCGCCCGGTGGTCAAGTCTCCgccacaatcaccaccatcaccaccgagATCTCAAGCAAAGTCGTCCGCAATTCACCAAAGCAACTCTGCTCAACGCGCAGAAGTACCGTCACCACCACTACCTGCCACAGCAGGatcatcgtcaccaccatctgcGGAGTCTCTGCCTGCTCCTCCACAGATCGTATCACGAAAGCGCAAGGCTGTGGATATTTTCATGAGGCCTAAAAAGCGATAA
- a CDS encoding ubiquitin family domain-containing protein, whose translation MLIKVRTLTGKEIELDIESDYKVSQIKEKVEEKEGIPPVQQRLIHGGKQMTDDKSAADYNLVAGDTLHLVLALRGGC comes from the exons ATGTTGATCAA AGTGCGAACCCTGACCGGCAAGGAGATTGAGTTGGATATTGAAAGCGACTACAAG GTCTCGCAAATCAAGGAAAAGGTCGAAGAGAAGGAGGGTATCCCCCCCGTTCAACAGCGTCTGATTCACGGAGGAAAGCAAAT GACCGATGACAAGTCGGCTGCCGACTACAACCTCGTTGCTGGAGATACGTTGCACTTGGTGCTTGCTCTGAGAGGAGGATGCTAA